One Megasphaera vaginalis (ex Bordigoni et al. 2020) genomic region harbors:
- a CDS encoding DEAD/DEAH box helicase yields the protein MAKTFENLGISAAICQHLYTQGIKTPTAVQLQSIPAIFQGRDVLVQAQTGTGKTYAFALPVLQQVRKNIAMEQVLIIAPTRELAKQIAAVAAAVAAELDLDILDLIGGKTIENQLQKLQRHPQVIIGTPGRLLDHCRRNALDLSGVGHVIVDEADQMLQAGFLEEVDMLISMTPKRRQLLFFSATIPDKIRGLAKKHMTNPLVLNIREGDTVTLETIEQRIYMISEEHKLERLCTMLTEWNPYLAIVFCNTKERASILAGQLIAKGFNIGELHGDLSQGRRTQVLRDFARARTQILVATDIAARGIDIEGITHVFNYDVPRDVDYYIHRIGRTGRAGSHGVSVMFATGADETWVRRIEHNIQSTITKYTASGQIKVKAAPQAPKKKKVYIDNRPASTYQPTKKKTHKTLHKGRDNRRRK from the coding sequence ATGGCAAAAACATTTGAAAATCTCGGCATATCCGCTGCAATCTGCCAACACTTATATACACAAGGCATCAAAACGCCGACGGCGGTCCAATTGCAATCGATTCCGGCCATCTTCCAAGGACGCGATGTCCTGGTACAGGCTCAAACCGGCACAGGCAAAACGTATGCCTTTGCCTTACCCGTTCTGCAGCAGGTCCGCAAGAATATCGCCATGGAACAGGTTCTGATCATTGCGCCGACGCGGGAACTGGCAAAGCAAATTGCCGCCGTCGCCGCTGCCGTTGCGGCAGAACTGGATCTGGATATACTGGATCTGATCGGCGGTAAGACGATCGAAAACCAACTGCAAAAGTTACAACGCCATCCGCAGGTGATCATCGGCACGCCGGGCCGTCTGCTCGACCACTGCCGCCGCAACGCCCTCGATCTCAGCGGCGTCGGCCACGTCATCGTCGACGAAGCTGACCAGATGCTTCAAGCCGGTTTTCTGGAAGAAGTAGACATGCTGATCTCCATGACGCCGAAACGACGCCAGCTGCTCTTCTTCTCGGCTACGATTCCGGACAAGATCCGCGGCTTGGCGAAAAAACATATGACCAATCCGCTCGTACTGAACATACGCGAAGGTGACACGGTTACGTTGGAAACGATCGAGCAACGAATTTATATGATCAGTGAAGAGCACAAGTTGGAACGCCTCTGCACGATGCTCACCGAATGGAATCCGTATCTGGCCATCGTATTTTGCAACACCAAAGAACGCGCTTCGATCTTGGCCGGTCAATTGATCGCCAAAGGATTCAACATCGGCGAACTGCACGGCGACCTCTCTCAGGGACGCCGCACGCAGGTACTGCGGGATTTCGCCAGAGCCAGGACACAGATCCTCGTCGCCACGGATATTGCCGCCCGCGGCATCGACATTGAAGGAATCACCCATGTGTTCAATTATGACGTGCCGCGCGATGTCGATTATTACATTCACCGCATCGGCCGCACCGGCCGGGCTGGCAGTCATGGCGTATCCGTCATGTTCGCTACAGGTGCCGATGAAACCTGGGTACGCCGTATTGAACACAACATCCAATCGACGATCACGAAGTATACGGCTTCAGGCCAAATCAAAGTAAAAGCGGCGCCGCAGGCTC